In Lepisosteus oculatus isolate fLepOcu1 chromosome 17, fLepOcu1.hap2, whole genome shotgun sequence, a genomic segment contains:
- the strn gene encoding striatin isoform X1, with product MEEQAGPGVFFNNNNNSVLPGGGKGPQPEGGGGEAARAQYSIPGILHFLQHEWARFEVERAQWEVERAELQAQIAFLQGERKGQENLKKDLVRRIKMLEYALKQERAKYHKLKYGTELNQGDMKPPSYDSDEGNEKDNEVQAPLNNQISWKQGRQLLRQYLQEVGYTDTILDVKSQRVKALLGLAGDAGEKPPEKNPEPMVNGTEPSLKGSIMTGKPDLSDSASVLEAFKFIESAAAEFSDEDEDDDSDGKDKTIIDSSTIVRKKVSASPSSSSDISDDLDTEEALKGFDFLGGSDDVDNSVESRSAGDGTDWEKDEQCPMPEAWDVDQGLITKLKEQYKKERKGKKGVKRPNRSKLQDMLANLRDVEDLPPMQPSVTPPARPSIPRLNEHEPNHADEVEAMTFPPTSGKSFIMGADEAMESELGLGELAGLTVANEAESLTYDITNNKDALRKTWNPKFTLRSHFDGIRGLAFHPVEPVLVTASEDHTLKMWNLQKTAPAKKSASLDVEPIYTFRAHRGSVLCVVMSTSGEQCFSGGIDGTIQSWNTPNPNIDPYDSYEPSVLRGALCGHTDAVWGLVYSAAHQRLLSCSADGTIRLWNAADTSPALSIFNENRELGIPSSVDLVCSEPAHMVSSFNSGQTGIFNMETRQLVLSLEAATDGDTPCQINKVLSHPTLPITITAQEDRHIKFFDNNTGKLIHSMVAHLDAVTSLAVDPNGLYLMSGSHDCSIRLWNLESKTCIQEFTAHRKKFDESIHDVAFHPSKCFIASAGADALAKVFV from the exons GCGCAGATCGCTTTCCTGCAAGGCGAGAGGAAGGGCCAGGAGAACCTGAAGAAGGACCTCGTGCGGAGGATCAAGATGCTGGAATACGCGCTGAAGCAAGAGAG AGCAAAATACCATAAATTAAAGTATGGGACAGAGTTAAATCAAGGAGACATGAAACCCCCAAGCTATGACTCTG ATGAGGGAAATGAAAAGGACAATGAGGTCCAAGCCCCCTTGAACAACCAGATCTCCTGGAAACAGGGGCGACAGCTCCTACGACA GTACCTGCAGGAGGTGGGCTACACAGACACCATTTTGGATGTGAAGTCTCAGAGGGTAAAAGCTTTGCTAGGCCTGGCCGGGGATGCAGGAGAGAAACCACCGGAGAAGAACCCAGAGCCCATGGTGAACGGTACTGAGCCCTCCTTGAAGGGCAGCATCATGACTGG GAAACctgatttgagtgactcagcCTCAGTGTTGGAAGCCTTTAAATTCATTGAAAGTGCTGCTGCAGAGTTCAGTGACgaagatgaagatgatgacAGTGATGGGAAAGACAAGACAATTATCGATTCTTCGACG ATTGTAAGGAAGAAGGTATCGGCCTCCCCATCGTCCTCCTCTGACATCAGTGATGACCTGGACACAGAGGAGGCCCTGAAGGGCTTCGACTTCCTGGGGGGCTCTGATGACGTGGACAACTCTGTGGAGTCCAGGAGCGCGGGAGACGGCACCGACTGGG AGAAGGACGAGCAGTGTCCCATGCCAGAAGCCTGGGATGTGGACCAGGGCTTGATAACCAAACTCAAGGAGCAGTACAAAAAGGAACGCAAGGGGAAAAAGGGGGTGAAGA GACCCAACCGATCGAAACTGCAGGACATGCTGGCAAATTTGCGAGATGTGGAAGATTTGCCCCCCATGCAGCCTTCCGTGACCCCTCCCGCGCGACCCAGCATCCCCCGGCTCAATGAGCACGAACCCAACCACGCCGACGAGG TGGAAGCGATGACGTTTCCCCCCACATCAGGGAAGTCTTTCATCATGGGCGCTGACGAGGCCATGGAGAGCGAATTGGGCCTGGGGGAATTGGCGGGCCTTACAGTCGCCAATGAGGCCGAGTCTCTGACGTACGAT ATCACCAACAACAAGGACGCGCTGAGGAAGACGTGGAACCCCAAGTTCACGTTGCGGAGCCACTTTGACGGGATCCGGGGGCTTGCTTTCCACCCCGTGGAGCCCGTGTTGGTCACGGCATCGGAGGACCACACCCTCAAAATGTGGAACCTGCAGAAAACCGCCCctgcaaaaaa GAGTGCCTCCCTAGATGTGGAGCCTATTTATACATTCAGGGCTCACAG GGGttcagtgctgtgtgtggttATGAGCACCAGTGGAGAGCAGTGTTTTAGTGGTGGGATTGATGGGACAATTCAGAGCTGGAATACTCCAAACCCTAACATTGATCCCTACGACTCATACG AGCCGTCTGTGCTGCGGGGAGCACTGTGTGGCCACACAGACGCGGTGTGGGGGCTGGTGTACAGCGCTGCTCACCAGCGCCTCCTCTCCTGCTCCGCTGACGGCACCATCAGGCTCTGGAATGCTGCCGACACCTCGCCAGCTCTTTCCATCTTCAACGAGAACAGAG AACTTGGAATTCCTTCGTCCGTAGACCTGGTCTGCAGTGAGCCCGCGCATATGGTTTCATCCTTCAACAGTGGCCAGACTGGGATCTTCAACATGGAGACTCGGCAGCTTGTGCTGAGCCTGGAGGCAGCTACTGATGGCG ACACTCCTTGTCAGATAAACAAAGTGCTGAGTCACCCTACCCTCCCCATCACCATTACAGCCCAGGAAGACAGACACATCAAGTTCTTTGACAACAACACAG gaaaactaATCCATTCAATGGTGGCCCATTTAGATGCAGTTACAAGCTTAGCTGTTGATCCCAATGGACTGTATCTGATGTCTGGCA GCCACGACTGCTCAATCCGTCTGTGGAACCTAGAGAGCAAGACCTGTATCCAGGAGTTCACGGCGCATCGTAAGAAGTTTGACGAGTCGATCCATGATGTGGCGTTCCACCCATCCAAGTGTTTCATTGCCAGCGCTGGAGCCGACGCCCTGGCTAAGGTCTTCGTATGA
- the strn gene encoding striatin isoform X2: MEEQAGPGVFFNNNNNSVLPGGGKGPQPEGGGGEAARAQYSIPGILHFLQHEWARFEVERAQWEVERAELQAQIAFLQGERKGQENLKKDLVRRIKMLEYALKQERAKYHKLKYGTELNQGDMKPPSYDSDEGNEKDNEVQAPLNNQISWKQGRQLLRQYLQEVGYTDTILDVKSQRVKALLGLAGDAGEKPPEKNPEPMVNGTEPSLKGSIMTGKPDLSDSASVLEAFKFIESAAAEFSDEDEDDDSDGKDKTIIDSSTIVRKKVSASPSSSSDISDDLDTEEALKGFDFLGGSDDVDNSVESRSAGDGTDWGPNRSKLQDMLANLRDVEDLPPMQPSVTPPARPSIPRLNEHEPNHADEVEAMTFPPTSGKSFIMGADEAMESELGLGELAGLTVANEAESLTYDITNNKDALRKTWNPKFTLRSHFDGIRGLAFHPVEPVLVTASEDHTLKMWNLQKTAPAKKSASLDVEPIYTFRAHRGSVLCVVMSTSGEQCFSGGIDGTIQSWNTPNPNIDPYDSYEPSVLRGALCGHTDAVWGLVYSAAHQRLLSCSADGTIRLWNAADTSPALSIFNENRELGIPSSVDLVCSEPAHMVSSFNSGQTGIFNMETRQLVLSLEAATDGDTPCQINKVLSHPTLPITITAQEDRHIKFFDNNTGKLIHSMVAHLDAVTSLAVDPNGLYLMSGSHDCSIRLWNLESKTCIQEFTAHRKKFDESIHDVAFHPSKCFIASAGADALAKVFV; this comes from the exons GCGCAGATCGCTTTCCTGCAAGGCGAGAGGAAGGGCCAGGAGAACCTGAAGAAGGACCTCGTGCGGAGGATCAAGATGCTGGAATACGCGCTGAAGCAAGAGAG AGCAAAATACCATAAATTAAAGTATGGGACAGAGTTAAATCAAGGAGACATGAAACCCCCAAGCTATGACTCTG ATGAGGGAAATGAAAAGGACAATGAGGTCCAAGCCCCCTTGAACAACCAGATCTCCTGGAAACAGGGGCGACAGCTCCTACGACA GTACCTGCAGGAGGTGGGCTACACAGACACCATTTTGGATGTGAAGTCTCAGAGGGTAAAAGCTTTGCTAGGCCTGGCCGGGGATGCAGGAGAGAAACCACCGGAGAAGAACCCAGAGCCCATGGTGAACGGTACTGAGCCCTCCTTGAAGGGCAGCATCATGACTGG GAAACctgatttgagtgactcagcCTCAGTGTTGGAAGCCTTTAAATTCATTGAAAGTGCTGCTGCAGAGTTCAGTGACgaagatgaagatgatgacAGTGATGGGAAAGACAAGACAATTATCGATTCTTCGACG ATTGTAAGGAAGAAGGTATCGGCCTCCCCATCGTCCTCCTCTGACATCAGTGATGACCTGGACACAGAGGAGGCCCTGAAGGGCTTCGACTTCCTGGGGGGCTCTGATGACGTGGACAACTCTGTGGAGTCCAGGAGCGCGGGAGACGGCACCGACTGGG GACCCAACCGATCGAAACTGCAGGACATGCTGGCAAATTTGCGAGATGTGGAAGATTTGCCCCCCATGCAGCCTTCCGTGACCCCTCCCGCGCGACCCAGCATCCCCCGGCTCAATGAGCACGAACCCAACCACGCCGACGAGG TGGAAGCGATGACGTTTCCCCCCACATCAGGGAAGTCTTTCATCATGGGCGCTGACGAGGCCATGGAGAGCGAATTGGGCCTGGGGGAATTGGCGGGCCTTACAGTCGCCAATGAGGCCGAGTCTCTGACGTACGAT ATCACCAACAACAAGGACGCGCTGAGGAAGACGTGGAACCCCAAGTTCACGTTGCGGAGCCACTTTGACGGGATCCGGGGGCTTGCTTTCCACCCCGTGGAGCCCGTGTTGGTCACGGCATCGGAGGACCACACCCTCAAAATGTGGAACCTGCAGAAAACCGCCCctgcaaaaaa GAGTGCCTCCCTAGATGTGGAGCCTATTTATACATTCAGGGCTCACAG GGGttcagtgctgtgtgtggttATGAGCACCAGTGGAGAGCAGTGTTTTAGTGGTGGGATTGATGGGACAATTCAGAGCTGGAATACTCCAAACCCTAACATTGATCCCTACGACTCATACG AGCCGTCTGTGCTGCGGGGAGCACTGTGTGGCCACACAGACGCGGTGTGGGGGCTGGTGTACAGCGCTGCTCACCAGCGCCTCCTCTCCTGCTCCGCTGACGGCACCATCAGGCTCTGGAATGCTGCCGACACCTCGCCAGCTCTTTCCATCTTCAACGAGAACAGAG AACTTGGAATTCCTTCGTCCGTAGACCTGGTCTGCAGTGAGCCCGCGCATATGGTTTCATCCTTCAACAGTGGCCAGACTGGGATCTTCAACATGGAGACTCGGCAGCTTGTGCTGAGCCTGGAGGCAGCTACTGATGGCG ACACTCCTTGTCAGATAAACAAAGTGCTGAGTCACCCTACCCTCCCCATCACCATTACAGCCCAGGAAGACAGACACATCAAGTTCTTTGACAACAACACAG gaaaactaATCCATTCAATGGTGGCCCATTTAGATGCAGTTACAAGCTTAGCTGTTGATCCCAATGGACTGTATCTGATGTCTGGCA GCCACGACTGCTCAATCCGTCTGTGGAACCTAGAGAGCAAGACCTGTATCCAGGAGTTCACGGCGCATCGTAAGAAGTTTGACGAGTCGATCCATGATGTGGCGTTCCACCCATCCAAGTGTTTCATTGCCAGCGCTGGAGCCGACGCCCTGGCTAAGGTCTTCGTATGA